In the Colwellia sp. 20A7 genome, one interval contains:
- a CDS encoding IS982 family transposase: MDNLVEIFCDVDDFCHQFSPKWEAQLLSDGTRKRRRSSKMSTSERMSIMIAFHQSNHRDFKNFYIGLVQRYWTDDFPELLSYTRFINTMSDLIVPMCAYFQTVKGEPTGIAFVDSTSLKVCHNIRIPRNRVFADTAKRGKGTMGWFFGFKLHLLINHKGEILALNITPGNTNDRTPIPDLCKNLTGKLYADKGYIGKNLSQTLKESDIDLVTTVRKNMKAKVISAFDRAMLSKRYIIETVNDQLKNISQIEHSRHRSETGFMLNVISGIVAYCLKRQKPCIKLSDREQSIMSA, translated from the coding sequence ATGGATAATTTAGTGGAAATATTTTGTGATGTCGATGATTTTTGTCATCAATTTTCACCTAAATGGGAAGCACAATTGCTATCAGACGGTACTCGCAAGCGTAGACGTAGTTCGAAAATGTCTACCAGCGAGCGAATGAGCATTATGATTGCATTTCATCAGTCAAATCATAGAGATTTCAAAAACTTCTATATTGGTTTAGTCCAACGATACTGGACTGATGATTTCCCAGAGCTGCTCAGCTACACTCGTTTCATCAATACAATGTCAGATCTTATTGTACCAATGTGTGCTTACTTTCAAACGGTGAAAGGTGAGCCAACAGGAATTGCATTTGTAGATTCTACAAGCCTAAAGGTATGTCACAATATCCGTATTCCACGTAACCGTGTATTTGCAGATACGGCTAAGCGAGGAAAAGGAACAATGGGCTGGTTTTTCGGCTTTAAGCTTCATCTATTGATTAATCATAAAGGTGAAATCCTTGCTTTGAATATTACGCCGGGCAATACAAATGACCGAACTCCAATACCTGACTTATGTAAAAATCTTACTGGTAAGCTATATGCAGATAAGGGATACATTGGAAAAAACTTGAGCCAGACATTAAAGGAATCAGATATTGACTTAGTGACGACCGTGCGAAAAAATATGAAAGCTAAAGTAATATCAGCCTTTGATCGGGCAATGCTATCAAAGAGATACATAATAGAGACAGTGAATGATCAACTTAAAAACATATCTCAAATAGAGCACAGCCGCCATCGTAGTGAAACAGGTTTTATGCTTAATGTAATTTCAGGAATAGTTGCTTATTGTTTAAAAAGACAAAAGCCGTGTATTAAGTTATCGGATAGGGAACAGTCCATTATGAGTGCTTAA
- a CDS encoding enoyl-CoA hydratase-related protein translates to MYQELCQHFDYAKNNKAINCILIRGNEKCFCAGNDLQDFIESAQGDSLVALDFVKILSEFNKPIIAAVAGDAVGIGTTLLLHCDMVIAANNAKFKLPFTQLGLCPEAGSSFLLTRLIGQNRAFELMVLGNTFSAEQALEYGIANQVCSPDELLSISEGIANTIANLPSDAVMTSRKLIRQASQSQLSQVIVNEGHEFSRLVNTPECKAILGKFFN, encoded by the coding sequence ATGTACCAAGAACTTTGCCAACACTTTGACTATGCTAAAAATAATAAGGCAATTAACTGCATTTTAATACGCGGTAATGAAAAATGCTTTTGTGCAGGTAATGATCTACAAGACTTTATTGAAAGCGCGCAAGGTGATTCACTTGTTGCCCTCGATTTTGTCAAAATACTCAGTGAATTTAATAAACCTATTATTGCCGCAGTAGCGGGTGATGCAGTGGGTATTGGAACAACATTACTACTACATTGCGACATGGTTATTGCAGCTAACAACGCTAAATTCAAACTCCCTTTTACGCAATTAGGTTTATGCCCAGAAGCTGGTTCTAGCTTCTTATTAACACGATTAATTGGTCAAAACCGTGCCTTTGAATTAATGGTACTTGGTAACACTTTTTCAGCTGAGCAAGCGTTAGAGTATGGTATAGCTAATCAAGTTTGTTCACCTGATGAGCTATTATCAATTAGTGAAGGAATTGCGAATACTATCGCAAACCTGCCAAGCGATGCAGTAATGACAAGTAGAAAGCTTATTCGCCAGGCGAGTCAATCACAGTTATCACAAGTCATAGTAAATGAAGGTCATGAATTCTCGCGCTTGGTTAACACACCTGAATGCAAAGCTATTTTAGGAAAGTTTTTTAACTAA